One genomic region from Granulimonas faecalis encodes:
- the uvrC gene encoding excinuclease ABC subunit UvrC, protein MDRPRTAQDGTVPDGAPSLAEQVSRVPTDPGCYLWKDASGRVLYVGKAKNLRARMRQYVNGDDERAMIALMMPQVASFDYLVVGSEHEALVLEINLIQQYHPPYNVALMDDKSYPFIAVTEGDLYPAIKYTRERHRPHTRYFGPYTDARAAREAIDTVRKLCPLCIGTCAEWKRVKRLADAHPERADLLPMELAESGRPCFDYHVGRGPGVCAGAVSPEEYRENVRTVEGFLEGRRTALKEALRAEMDAAARDLDFEKAGRYKRRLDLVGHLDNDQKVVFRNPVDADLVGLWREETIAGVCVFVVREGRMVRSAEFILDKGMDVGEEELLSGFLKRYYGRTDEVPPAIEVPALPDDSETLESWLGERRGHRVHLHVPRRGERARLHEMASANARHALMRHKMRTGYEDDRANRALLELESALALPEAPLRIECFDISTIHGRHTVASMVVFTNGRADKSQYRRFKVRTPLEEANDFASMAEVLGRRYAPERMADGRFGSRPDLLILDGGKPQLTAAMGQLQALGLDIPVAGLAKSDEELFVPWDDAPVVLPSGSPSLYLVKRVRDEAHRFAITYHRELRGKAMTASVLDEVPGVGEGRKRALLKAFGSMRGLRKAALEEIEAVPGIPARVAADVYGTLRSWEEELGRARAAGRGSADG, encoded by the coding sequence TTGGACCGACCGCGCACCGCCCAGGACGGCACCGTTCCCGACGGCGCCCCCTCCCTCGCCGAGCAGGTGTCCCGGGTCCCTACGGACCCGGGCTGCTACCTGTGGAAGGACGCCTCGGGCCGCGTGCTCTACGTGGGAAAGGCCAAGAACCTGCGCGCCCGCATGCGGCAGTACGTGAACGGCGACGACGAGCGCGCCATGATCGCGCTCATGATGCCCCAGGTGGCCTCCTTCGACTACCTGGTGGTGGGCTCCGAGCACGAGGCCCTGGTCCTCGAGATCAACCTGATCCAGCAGTACCACCCGCCCTACAACGTCGCCCTCATGGACGACAAGAGCTACCCCTTCATTGCCGTCACCGAGGGCGACCTCTACCCGGCCATCAAGTACACCAGGGAGAGGCATCGTCCCCACACCCGTTATTTCGGCCCCTACACCGACGCCCGCGCCGCCCGGGAGGCCATCGACACGGTCCGCAAGCTCTGCCCCCTCTGCATCGGAACCTGTGCCGAGTGGAAGCGCGTCAAGCGCCTCGCCGACGCCCACCCGGAGCGGGCCGACCTCCTGCCCATGGAGCTCGCCGAGTCGGGGCGCCCCTGCTTCGACTACCACGTGGGCCGCGGCCCCGGCGTGTGCGCGGGCGCGGTCTCGCCCGAGGAGTACCGCGAGAACGTGCGCACCGTGGAGGGGTTCCTCGAGGGGCGCCGCACCGCCCTCAAGGAGGCGCTCCGCGCCGAGATGGACGCCGCCGCCCGCGACCTGGACTTCGAGAAGGCCGGCCGCTACAAGCGTCGGCTCGACCTCGTGGGCCACCTCGACAACGACCAGAAGGTCGTCTTCCGCAACCCTGTGGACGCCGACCTCGTGGGCCTCTGGCGCGAGGAGACCATCGCTGGCGTGTGCGTGTTCGTCGTGCGCGAGGGCCGCATGGTCAGGAGCGCGGAGTTCATCCTCGACAAGGGCATGGACGTCGGCGAGGAGGAGCTGCTCTCGGGCTTCCTCAAGCGCTACTACGGGCGCACCGACGAGGTGCCTCCGGCCATCGAGGTGCCCGCGCTGCCGGACGACTCCGAGACCCTCGAGTCATGGCTGGGGGAGCGCCGCGGCCACCGGGTGCACCTCCACGTGCCCCGGCGCGGCGAGCGGGCGCGGCTGCACGAGATGGCGTCTGCCAACGCCCGCCACGCCCTCATGCGCCACAAGATGCGCACGGGTTACGAGGACGACCGTGCCAACCGTGCCCTCCTCGAGCTTGAGAGCGCCCTGGCCCTCCCCGAGGCCCCCCTGCGCATCGAGTGCTTCGACATCTCCACCATCCACGGCCGCCACACGGTGGCGTCCATGGTGGTGTTCACCAACGGCCGGGCCGACAAGTCGCAGTACCGCCGCTTCAAGGTGCGCACGCCCCTGGAGGAGGCCAACGACTTCGCGTCCATGGCCGAGGTCCTGGGGCGCCGCTACGCGCCGGAGCGCATGGCCGACGGCAGGTTCGGGTCCAGGCCGGACCTCCTCATCCTCGACGGCGGCAAGCCACAGCTCACGGCGGCCATGGGCCAGCTCCAGGCCCTCGGGCTCGACATCCCGGTGGCCGGCCTCGCCAAGTCCGACGAGGAGCTCTTCGTGCCGTGGGACGACGCACCCGTGGTGCTCCCCAGCGGTTCGCCGTCGCTCTACCTCGTCAAGCGCGTCCGCGACGAGGCCCACCGGTTCGCCATCACCTACCACCGCGAGCTCCGCGGCAAGGCCATGACGGCCTCGGTCCTCGACGAGGTCCCCGGGGTTGGGGAGGGTCGCAAGAGGGCCCTGCTCAAGGCCTTCGGGTCCATGAGGGGGCTGCGGAAGGCCGCCCTGGAGGAGATCGAGGCCGTCCCCGGCATTCCGGCGCGGGTGGCGGCGGACGTCTACGGGACCCTCCGCTCGTGGGAGGAGGAGCTCGGCCGCGCCCGCGCGGCGGGCAGGGGGTCCGCCGACGGGTGA